A genome region from Arachis duranensis cultivar V14167 chromosome 8, aradu.V14167.gnm2.J7QH, whole genome shotgun sequence includes the following:
- the LOC107463095 gene encoding LOW QUALITY PROTEIN: uncharacterized protein LOC107463095 (The sequence of the model RefSeq protein was modified relative to this genomic sequence to represent the inferred CDS: inserted 2 bases in 1 codon): MCIVFVCDEDXRVVSRHPAAGSCPYCGGMIQAMDVESQWRFCFVPFYLKTKTRYYCTLCTRRLVLQ, translated from the exons atgtgtATAGTGTTTGTGTGCGATGAGGA GAGAGTGGTGTCAAGGCACCCGGCAGCAGGGTCATGCCCTTACTGTGGAGGGATGATTCAAGCTATGGACGTTGAAAGCCAGTGGAGGTTTTGTTTTGTGCCTTTTTATCTTAAGACTAAGACAAGGTATTATTGTACTCTCTGTACCAGACGCCTTGTTCTTCAGTAG
- the LOC107463094 gene encoding uncharacterized protein LOC107463094 isoform X2 produces the protein MSQPLADSQTIANQTQSPSENAEVVLQYVVLRRDLIDTWPLGSVVTQGCHASVSAVWANKDDPLTIDYCSPEKIDSMHKVTLEVKGEAQIKNLSEKLTSGGIIHKMWIEQPENIPTCLATKPYPKSVVSSYFKKLKLCK, from the exons ATGAGTCAACCCCTCGCCGATTCCCAAACCATCGCCAATCAGACCCAATCGCCGTCGGAAAACGCTGAAGTGGTGCTGCAGTACGTGGTGCTCCGGCGGGACCTGATCGACACGTGGCCGCTTGGTAGTGTGGTGACGCAGGGTTGCCATGCTTCTGTTTCCGCCGTTTGGGCCAACAAAGACGATCCTTTAACTATCGATTATTGCAGCCCCGAGAAAATCGATTCCATGCACAAG GTCACACTTGAAGTAAAGGGAGAAGCGCAGATTAAGAACTTGTCTGAGAAGCTCACATCTGGTGGAATCATTCACAAAATGTGGATTGAACAACCTGAAAACATACCTACATGCCTTGCCACAAAACCATACCCTAAATCAGTTGTATCTTCATATTTTAAGAAGTTAAAGCTCTGTAAGTGA
- the LOC107463094 gene encoding uncharacterized protein LOC107463094 isoform X1 — MAFTISFPMFRFLLTPSASSISTSTAIRVPHLHAPTLSTRPTLLSSNSMSQPLADSQTIANQTQSPSENAEVVLQYVVLRRDLIDTWPLGSVVTQGCHASVSAVWANKDDPLTIDYCSPEKIDSMHKVTLEVKGEAQIKNLSEKLTSGGIIHKMWIEQPENIPTCLATKPYPKSVVSSYFKKLKLCK; from the exons ATGGCTTTCACAATCTCATTCCCTATGTTTCGTTTCCTCCTCACACCATCAGCTTCTTCAATCTCAACTTCCACGGCTATTAGGGTTCCACATTTACACGCGCCCACGCTCTCCACTCGCCCCACTCTACTAAGCTCCAACTCAATGAGTCAACCCCTCGCCGATTCCCAAACCATCGCCAATCAGACCCAATCGCCGTCGGAAAACGCTGAAGTGGTGCTGCAGTACGTGGTGCTCCGGCGGGACCTGATCGACACGTGGCCGCTTGGTAGTGTGGTGACGCAGGGTTGCCATGCTTCTGTTTCCGCCGTTTGGGCCAACAAAGACGATCCTTTAACTATCGATTATTGCAGCCCCGAGAAAATCGATTCCATGCACAAG GTCACACTTGAAGTAAAGGGAGAAGCGCAGATTAAGAACTTGTCTGAGAAGCTCACATCTGGTGGAATCATTCACAAAATGTGGATTGAACAACCTGAAAACATACCTACATGCCTTGCCACAAAACCATACCCTAAATCAGTTGTATCTTCATATTTTAAGAAGTTAAAGCTCTGTAAGTGA
- the LOC107463098 gene encoding protein OXIDATIVE STRESS 3 LIKE 4: MEVLVGPTFAIDVSSSPPPPVTAATADQDRLGSAFRISAQPKFFAGDLSESSSSSIGTPDDDSGDEEEIQSGLKPGLGSLDSLEDSLPIKRGLSSHFDGKSKSFTDLSQVNNLMELQKQESPFNKRRRVLIASKWRKSSFYTWSKSNPTSMPLLPVNEDHDDDDVDDDDDDDFQERKARKVPSTSSSSSSSSLSEEKKHEDQVQVRHTRIVPESYAAHMRLRLGSFKTKSFSLADLQEHADEEDHDD, translated from the exons ATGGAGGTTTTGGTGGGTCCCACCTTCGCCATCGACGTTTCGTCTTCTCCTCCGCCGCCGGTAACAGCTGCCACGGCGGACCAAGACAGGCTGGGGTCGGCTTTTCGGATCTCTGCTCAGCCGAAATTCTTCGCCGGCGACCTGTCGGAGAGCTCGTCGTCGTCGATCGGAACCCCCGACGACGACAGTGGGGATGAGGAAGAGATTCAGAGCGGTTTGAAGCCTGGTTTGGGTTCTTTGGATTCTCTGGAAGATTCTCTTCCAATCAA gaGAGGATTATCAAGCCATTTTGATGGGAAATCAAAGTCTTTCACGGATCTATCACAAGTGAACAATTTGATGGAATTGCAAAAGCAAGAAAGCCCTTTCAATAAGAGAAGAAGGGTTTTGATTGCTTCTAAATGGAGAAAATCTTCATTCTACACATGGTCAAAGTCAAACCCCACATCCATGCCTCTTTTGCCTGTGAATGAggatcatgatgatgatgatgttgatgatgatgatgatgatgatttccAAGAAAGAAAAGCTAGAAAAGTTCCCTCCAcatcatcctcatcatcctCATCCTCCTTATCAGAGGAGAAGAAGCATGAGGATCAGGTGCAGGTGCGGCACACCAGAATAGTACCTGAATCTTATGCAGCTCACATGAGGCTTAGGCTAGGGAGCTTCAAGACTAAGAGTTTTTCTCTAGCAGATCTACAAGAACATGCTGATGAGGAAGATCATgatgattga
- the LOC107463120 gene encoding F-box protein AFR-like: MAVLENANTKIKSNNKNKNNIIEEPLIPGLPNEIAELCLLHLPYPCQSLARAVSSSWNRAITNPSFQQCKKTLSRPYLFLFSFHKLTRKFYCHLLDHRTRSSTAAARWFTLPLPPSPITFYGKLLTIAGTMRFVTLIFGTAMSQWSSASAGTFFAEEGENGKIVAVHGGASLGAKIYDAESDTWRNGARVEVENEVASFEAVENEGKVFVTEGWRWPFTVIPRGWVYDTRSDTWQGMGIGMREGWSGVAVAVAGRIFRIPEYGDGDVKVYEERSDTWRMVRGRFPRERVKRPLKAKGLDGKMYVAGCGLNVAIGSVVSLCGDGGKRQRQEEGRNDSVCIELKWEVVEAPGGFRELEACHCQVLYA; this comes from the coding sequence atgGCAGTACTCGAAAACGCGAACACCAAGATCAaaagcaataacaagaacaagaacaatatCATAGAGGAGCCACTGATTCCGGGGCTACCTAACGAAATTGCAGAGCTATGTCTTCTTCATCTTCCGTACCCATGCCAATCACTAGCACGAGCTGTTTCATCTTCATGGAACAGAGCCATAACTAACCCTTCGTTTCAACAATGTAAGAAAACACTCTCTCGCCCTTACCTCTTCCTCTTCTCGTTCCACAAACTAACCAGAAAGTTCTATTGCCACCTCCTCGACCACCGTACGCGTTCTTCTACCGCCGCTGCTAGATGGTTCACGCTTCCGCTGCCGCCGTCGCCGATCACGTTCTACGGTAAACTCCTCACCATAGCCGGAACAATGCGTTTTGTAACTCTTATCTTTGGCACCGCGATGAGCCAGTGGTCGTCGGCGTCGGCGGGGACATTCTTTGCGGAGGAGGGGGAAAACGGAAAAATCGTGGCGGTTCATGGAGGCGCGAGCCTGGGCGCGAAAATCTACGATGCGGAGAGTGACACGTGGCGGAACGGGGCGAGAGTGGAGGTTGAGAATGAGGTTGCGTCTTTTGAGGCAGTGGAAAACGAAGGGAAGGTGTTCGTTACGGAAGGGTGGAGGTGGCCGTTTACGGTGATCCCGAGGGGTTGGGTGTACGATACGCGAAGTGACACGTGGCAAGGAATGGGGATAGGGATGAGGGAAGGGTGGAGCGGGGTGGCGGTTGCGGTGGCGGGAAGGATTTTTAGGATCCCGGAGTACGGGGATGGGGATGTGAAGGTTTACGAGGAGAGGAGTGACACGTGGCGGATGGTGAGAGGGCGGTTTCCGAGGGAGAGGGTGAAAAGGCCGTTGAAGGCGAAGGGATTGGATGGGAAGATGTACGTGGCGGGGTGTGGGTTGAATGTGGCGATTGGTAGCGTGGTTTCATTATGTGGAGATGGAGGGAAACGACAACGACAGGAAGAGGGACGAAACGACAGTGTGTGTATAGAGTTGAAGTGGGAGGTCGTGGAAGCGCCTGGGGGATTTCGTGAATTGGAGGCGTGTCATTGCCAGGTGCTGTATGCTTAG